The following are encoded together in the Capsulimonas corticalis genome:
- the bla gene encoding class A beta-lactamase, whose amino-acid sequence MSYSESRRAFLLSAAAFSLTTATALLTGAEECDAASAQAQFASLEKSLNGRLGVYALNTADGSQMSYRADERFPLCSTFKIMLASAILHRSARTPELLGRRIRYTAQDLVTYSPITEKHVGDGMTIAELCAAALQYSDNTAANQLMKILGGPAAVTAFSRLIGDRVFHLDRWETELNTAIPGDLRDTSTPRAMGRSLKRLALGDALPPHQRRQLQEWMRGNTTGKKRIAAGVPANWLVGDKTGTGDYGSANDVAILWPPRHAPILLAIYTTQHEKNAKAREDVIASAARIVAGAII is encoded by the coding sequence ATGAGTTACTCGGAAAGCCGCCGGGCGTTTCTGCTCTCGGCGGCCGCTTTTTCGCTGACGACCGCGACCGCCTTATTGACGGGAGCCGAAGAATGTGACGCCGCATCGGCGCAGGCGCAATTCGCGAGCCTCGAAAAATCGCTGAACGGCCGCCTGGGCGTTTATGCGCTGAACACGGCTGACGGCTCACAGATGAGCTACCGCGCCGATGAGCGCTTTCCGCTGTGCAGCACGTTCAAGATTATGCTGGCGTCCGCGATCCTGCATCGAAGCGCGCGGACCCCGGAACTGCTCGGCCGGCGCATCCGATATACGGCGCAAGATCTCGTGACGTATTCCCCAATCACCGAGAAGCATGTGGGCGACGGTATGACGATTGCCGAGCTGTGCGCGGCGGCGCTCCAGTACAGCGACAACACCGCCGCGAATCAACTGATGAAAATCCTTGGTGGCCCTGCGGCCGTCACCGCGTTTTCACGTTTGATCGGGGACCGCGTCTTTCATCTGGACCGCTGGGAGACGGAACTCAATACCGCAATTCCGGGAGATTTGCGCGATACATCGACTCCCAGAGCGATGGGGCGCAGCCTGAAGCGTTTGGCGCTGGGTGACGCGCTGCCGCCGCATCAGCGCCGGCAATTGCAGGAGTGGATGCGCGGCAACACCACGGGCAAGAAACGCATCGCCGCCGGCGTTCCCGCCAATTGGCTTGTGGGGGATAAAACGGGGACAGGCGACTACGGATCCGCCAACGATGTCGCCATACTCTGGCCTCCCCGCCACGCGCCCATTCTCCTCGCGATCTACACCACGCAGCACGAGAAGAACGCCAAGGCGCGCGAAGACGTAATCGCCTCAGCGGCCCGCATTGTCGCCGGCGCCATCATTTAA